In one window of Streptomyces sp. NBC_01224 DNA:
- a CDS encoding 3'-5' exonuclease, with product MSWISGPLMAFDLETTGTDVETDRIVTAAVVRLEADGSVSQERTWLLNPGVAIPEQASAIHGISTERAREHGAPAASAVEEITRAVADGLRSGTPLVVMNARYDLSLLDRECRRYAVESLNERLGNAPSPVIDPLVIDKHVDKYRKGKRALHALCAHYGVSLDDAHDARADAVAAARVVRRMGEKYQPVGVMPLEDLHGLQMRAAAEQSLSLQAYLRRTADPAAVVEPAWPLIPRRREPAGG from the coding sequence ATGAGCTGGATCAGCGGGCCGTTGATGGCGTTCGACCTGGAGACCACGGGGACGGATGTCGAGACCGACCGCATCGTGACTGCGGCGGTCGTCCGGCTGGAGGCGGACGGATCAGTGTCGCAGGAGCGGACCTGGCTGCTGAATCCCGGTGTGGCCATACCCGAGCAGGCATCGGCGATCCACGGCATCTCGACGGAACGTGCCCGCGAGCACGGGGCGCCGGCCGCCTCCGCGGTCGAGGAGATCACACGGGCCGTCGCCGACGGGCTGCGCTCAGGGACGCCGCTGGTGGTGATGAACGCCCGCTACGACCTGTCCCTGCTCGACCGAGAGTGTCGGCGGTACGCGGTCGAGTCGCTCAACGAGCGGCTGGGCAACGCACCTTCGCCCGTCATCGATCCGTTGGTGATCGACAAGCATGTCGACAAGTACCGGAAGGGGAAGCGAGCCCTCCACGCGCTGTGTGCCCACTACGGGGTGTCGCTCGACGACGCGCATGACGCGAGGGCGGACGCCGTGGCCGCTGCCCGCGTGGTGCGACGTATGGGGGAGAAGTACCAGCCCGTCGGAGTGATGCCGTTGGAGGACCTGCACGGTCTTCAGATGCGCGCGGCGGCCGAGCAGTCGCTCTCCCTGCAGGCCTACCTCCGGCGCACCGCGGATCCGGCTGCGGTCGTCGAACCGGCCTGGCCGCTCATCCCCCGGAGGCGGGAGCCCGCAGGCGGTTGA
- a CDS encoding SAV2148 family HEPN domain-containing protein, producing the protein MSSGGFELPPGDTGHEGDSTDAPPGAVSLAQPMEIGAELDWGADAWSEVRTRAQRAGRAYIWLNLVEQRLRAVVAAVLRPIYEPVHGEDWVVAAAGPAGQEWVQRAVAVREVSRRKGYLLDPADDNVLSFLTLPQLRELMVQHWPCFEPYFDDRREVELALDELEVARNVVSRNRALNEAVLAQAERASARLLEILGSGAAVPSADRLPVDAVEELVGDRYADVVSVHSDRVRLQRQLPAEDLFGGSRRLDAIGIGLNLLVQNFSGRRLIRLAESGCRVRLLFINPASSAVKRRERELGLKKGELSRSVEMNILHMRRVRSKLRDPGAFEIHVFDETPRFTAYLVDGDGADAVGVVQPYLRRARGMEAPVLVLRGGGRAVVRAGQDNEHGLFETYREEFESVWTDSRPVS; encoded by the coding sequence GTGAGCTCGGGAGGGTTCGAGCTGCCCCCAGGTGACACAGGTCACGAGGGGGACTCAACCGATGCCCCGCCCGGGGCGGTCTCACTTGCGCAGCCCATGGAGATCGGCGCGGAACTGGACTGGGGAGCGGACGCCTGGAGCGAGGTGCGCACGCGCGCCCAGCGGGCCGGGCGTGCCTATATTTGGCTGAATCTCGTGGAGCAGCGGCTGCGCGCCGTGGTCGCCGCGGTGCTCCGGCCCATCTACGAGCCGGTCCACGGCGAGGACTGGGTGGTGGCCGCCGCCGGACCCGCCGGGCAGGAGTGGGTGCAGCGCGCCGTCGCCGTACGCGAGGTCTCCCGCCGCAAGGGCTATTTGCTGGACCCGGCCGACGACAACGTTCTCAGCTTCCTCACGCTGCCGCAGCTGCGTGAGCTGATGGTCCAGCACTGGCCGTGCTTCGAGCCGTACTTCGACGACCGGCGCGAGGTGGAACTGGCGCTCGACGAGCTGGAGGTCGCCCGCAACGTGGTCTCCCGCAACCGCGCCCTGAACGAGGCGGTCCTCGCCCAGGCCGAGCGCGCCTCGGCCCGGCTCCTGGAGATCCTGGGCAGCGGCGCCGCGGTCCCGTCGGCCGACCGGCTCCCGGTCGACGCCGTCGAGGAGCTGGTCGGCGACCGGTACGCGGACGTGGTCTCCGTCCACTCCGACCGGGTGCGGCTCCAGCGCCAGCTGCCCGCCGAGGATCTCTTCGGGGGTTCGCGCCGGCTCGACGCGATCGGCATAGGACTCAACCTGCTCGTGCAGAACTTCTCCGGCCGCAGGCTGATCCGGCTCGCCGAGTCGGGCTGCCGGGTCCGGCTGCTCTTCATCAACCCGGCGAGCAGCGCGGTCAAGCGCCGGGAGCGGGAGCTGGGTCTCAAGAAGGGCGAGCTGAGCCGCTCGGTGGAGATGAACATCCTCCATATGCGCCGGGTCCGCTCCAAGCTCCGCGATCCGGGCGCCTTCGAGATCCATGTCTTCGACGAGACGCCGCGCTTCACGGCCTATCTGGTGGACGGCGACGGGGCGGACGCGGTCGGGGTCGTCCAGCCGTATCTGCGGCGCGCACGCGGCATGGAGGCGCCCGTGCTGGTGTTGCGGGGCGGTGGGCGCGCGGTGGTCCGGGCGGGTCAGGACAACGAGCACGGGCTGTTCGAGACGTACCGCGAGGAATTCGAGTCCGTGTGGACGGACTCCCGGCCCGTCTCCTGA